One Candidatus Nitronauta litoralis genomic window, GTGTCGGCAGGTCATCTCCAACATTGTAGATGCGGCCTGGATTGGAGGCTTCAATTGAAGCTCGGATGACCTGGATAAGGTCGGTGAGGTGTATTCTTGAGAAAAACAGACCGGGCCGATCAATCCTCCGGGCTTTCCCATCAAGAACGCGTAAAAGAGAATTTCGTCCCGGACCATAAATTGCGGACAATCTGAAGATATGAAGCGGCAAGGAATATTGTTTTGAAAGATTTGTCCAGGCTTGTTCGGCAGCCAGTCGTTTTAGCCCTCGGACACTTTGTGGATTGGTTTCGCTGTCTTCATTCACCCAACTACCGTCACGATGGCCGTAAACCCCTGTTGTCGAGAGGTAACCCACCCAGGAAAATCCACCTGTGTTTTTGAGGTGCTTTTCTAAAAAAGGGAGGATCGGATCGCCAGATTCTCCCGGGGGGACGGTGGACAAAAGGTGGCTTGCACTGGCAAGGGATTCCAGTAGTTTTGTTTCGGAAGAGGCACCATCAAAAAGGCAGGTATTGAATCCCAGGGAGTTCAGGGCGGATTGTTCTATTTTTGTACGGCAGGTTCCTGAAACGCTCCAGCCTTCTTTCAGTAACAATTCGCAGAGGGCTGTTCCCGTATAGCCCAGCCCAAAACAGAAGAAATGCTTTTTTGACATGAGACCTGCACCCGTTTTCTGGAAACCTGTTAGTTAATGTTTCAAAGCTCTCTTTAATTCCCGCTTCAGTTTTGGGAGTGTTTCCTTTTCAAACCAGGGGTTCTTCTTTAGCCAGATATTGTTCCTTGGTGAAGGGTGCGGAAGTACAAAATAATCCGGCAGGTATTCTTTGAAATGCTGGATGGTGAGTGTGAGTGTTTTTTTCTTTGAATCATTTAAGTAAAAGTTTTGGGCGTATTGCCCGACAAGCAGCGTCAACTGTATGTTTTTTAAAAGTTTGAGAATCGGTTCGTTCCAGAGTTCTGCACATTCGGGACGAGGGGGGAGATCCCCGGACTTGCCTTTACCCGGATAGCAGAATCCCATTGGAACAATGGCAAACAATTTCGGATTATAAAACTCTTCCCGTGAAACATCCAACCATTGACGCAGTCGATCTCCGCTAGGGTCGTTCCACGGTATGGAAGTCTCGTGGACTTTTATCCCCGGTGCCTGGCCGACCACCAGGATTCTGGATTCTCTGGAAAAGGAAACTACAGGGTTAGGCGGCAGGGGCAGGTGTTCCTGGCAATGAGTGCAGGATTTTATTTCCTGGATTAATGATGTGACCGAGTTCATTAATTTTTTAAAAAATTCGGAATAAGCGGTTTGGCCTCAGAGCTTTTCCGATATTCAATATTGCGTTGTCGGGCCTTGCTTTGTGCTTTGTCTCCGCTATCATAGCTTCTTTAGATAGGATGTGTCCGTTTTTCTTACATTATCTGAGGGGAAGATGATATTTAAAAAACCCGAATCAAAACCAGCCGTAAATAATCAACGTTCAGAGTTTAATGAGCGGATTGCTTCCATCCTTCTTTCTTTTTGCCGTGGGATGAGTGCCTGGCTGCCTTCCACGGACCCTTTGCAGAAAAAAATCCAGGAATTGTTAAAAGTTCTGAAAAAAGCGGCTCGTCCAAAACCGGCTGTCGGGCTCGCTCAGGAAATCCAACATTATTTTGAAAAAGTGAACCTGGAGGATGATGCTAAAAACTTTGAAAGAAGTCAGGTGAAATCATTTTTTTCTGACCTTGAAAATGTGATTGGTCGTATGTCAAGTTCCTCGGGTGGGATCAACAAGGAAATGGGGGGTGTGATTGATGAATTTGCAACACTGGAATCTATAAGCGACCTGGAGGTTGTCAAAGGGAAAATCATAAAGGGGTTGTCCAAAATAAAAGAAGAAACCGGTCGAATGGAAGAAGAGCTTGAAATGTATCGGGAAAAAACCGAGAGTCTCGCAAAAAAATTGCAGGAGACGGAAAGCCTGGGTTTTACCGACCAATTGACTCGGCTTTATAATCGACATGCTTTTGAGGTTCAGGTTAGCGACTGGTTTCCGGACGGAATATCAAATACCAATAACTTGAATATCATTATGGGAGATATTGACGAATTTAAAAAGTTTAACGACATCCACGGCCATCAAACAGGCGATATGGTTTTAAAATTTGTGGCCGATACCCTGCGTGAAGCTTTGGAGACAAAAGGGAAAATATACAGGTATGGTGGGGAAGAGTTTTTGATCTTTTTGCCAGGGATGGAATTTGAATCAGCTGCAAAAATTGCCGAAAATATTCGAAAAAGACTGGAAAAGGATTATTACATCGAAAAAAGCAAGAAGTTGATGGTTACCATGAGTTTGGGCGTGGCTTGTACTAAAGAGGGTGAAACCCTGGAAGATGTTTTGGAAAAAGTGGATCAGGCATTATATGGGTCGAAGGAAAAAGGGCGCAATCGGGTCACAATTGCCAATTGATTTCTCATAATTGAAATAAAAGTTTGTGTCTTGAAAAGCCGGTATATCGGGACTTCCTGCCGTTAGTATCTGAGATTTTACAACCCCTCCCGAGTTCGCTATAGTTCCCTTCAAGGGCAAAAATATTTCCAGGGGGTTCGATGCGATCCGAAAAATTTTCCATCCAAAATATCTCTAGAAACTCTTCCTTCTCAAAAGTTCTTGCGATTCTGGTTTTGTCTTTTTGTGGCATTCTTTTGCTCTTTTCCCCCTCAATTGGTGCTTTGTCGAATTCCGGGCCAAATAATATTCCTTCCGGGGCCTTCCATCGGTTAAATCAATTTCCAGAAGAAAATATAGTTCTTGCTGAGCGAACACTGGTTATCACTCTTTCAACCAAAGATCCTTGTAAAGAAATTTTAAAGTACCTGCCGGCTAAAGCGCAGGGAAGAAAATTCACCCTGAAAGGCGTCAGCTTAAGCGGCAATTCCTTTTTTCTTGCGGCATGCCAGAAGATGCGAGCCGATCTTGAAGGTGCTGCGCAATCTCGATTGAAGGACATCTCTGGATACAGTGCTGCTGAAAAACAATTCAATGCCGGTGTTGAGTCGGTCAAGCGGGATGTCTATGTTTACTTTCTGCAATTTGTAGCACTGAAAATTTACGACTACCTCCCACCGGAAGAGCAGGCCAAATTCGCGCCGAATTCTCCGGCGGCCATGGACAAGGCTCTGGAATGGCTGGCTAAACCCGAGAACGAAATACAAACTTATGTTCACGCTTATCTGGAAGCAAAAGCCAAACCTCTGGCCCGTTTGTTCAATGACTATATGTCCGGTGCTTCTATGGAGATTATTACCGGACTACAAGGTTTAATGAAAGGGGCAAAGGATAAGTTTGACCGTTTCACCAAAATGCAGCAGGAAATCGAAGCGGGGGATACAAATATCAGCGATGCTCTGGAGAAATACGGGTTCAGTGGTGATTATTTAAGAAAGTTCAAGGAATACGAAGGGCGTATCAAGGGGCTAAACGAGGCTTACAAAATAAAAGATGCGGTGGTCATCATTGCAGGTGCGTTTCAGACGGATGTCCCCGACCAGAAAATTGCAGGGATGATGGACCTGTTGTCTCTGGTTGGCGGAGTCGCAGAAGACAGTAATATTCCTATCGTGTCTTTATTCGGGCAAATCGTGAAAGCCTATGGAGACATCGGCAAGGAAATGCTGGCCAAGGTTCTGGCCCTTGAAAAAATGATCCGGGGTCGGGAAGGGTTTTGTATTGGGGGGGAAACCCATTCCATGAAAGATCCCAAAAACAAGGCCTTGATTGGGACCTTCGGCCCGGAATATGAAGCCTGCCCGCTGGAACTGGACGGTTTGTTCAGTAACGTTTTTTATCAGACGGAACCCAAACACAATAACAATCAGTTGTTTTTCTGGGACGGTAAAAAGTTTATCAAGGGAAATCCCGGAGGGGGAGGGAGTGCGGGATTAAATGAAGTAATTCGTTTGATTAAAGAGGGCGAGCGACTCAATTTCGCTTCCTATGCAGGAAAATCAAACGATATCCCGACCATTGCTGAAGTTTATAACACTCCTTATCCAAAAGATTCTCCCCGTGGAAAAAACCATAGCAAAAAATCCGGGGTTGTTGGGCTGAGAGAAGAGGCGAATCTTGTCATCAATGCGCTGGGTGGACAGATCAAATCATTGCGCAGAGGTGCGGATCCCTATGGAGAGCCCTCTTGCACAGTGGAAAAGGTAGACAGGTGGATCGAAAAAGAGTCTGGGCAGCAGGTCGAGCGTTTTATGAGTCTTTTCGAGCAATCTCGCCGAGACCTGAAAACCAGTTATGCACTCGCCTTCGTAGAGCAGCACAATAAGTTGAAGTCTACTGGGGGAAGGAGAACCGCAGCTTATAAAACTTACTCCCGTTTTTTTGACAAGGTGGAGCATCTGTCTCTTTTTAAAATCAGGGGTTGGGTGCTGGACGAAAAGCAACCAGGACGTTCCTGTCCTAATTGCGGGGGAGCTAATATTGACCTGTCGTTTAGTAATTCGCGGGAATTACCGGGTTGTGAAATAAATCAGGCGGATGGTAAAGGCCGTTTCATAGCCCATCTGGTTACCAAATCATCTGCTCTTTCGGCGAAGGTTTCGGCCAGCGTGGGAAATGTTCGGAGTGAAACGTTTCCAATAGAACCTGACAAGTTGGGCTTTGATCTTACTGAAAGACCATTCATAGAATCATTCAGTCTCACCCTTCCACTCAAGTTTGAAGAGGATGAACAGGAAGAGAATAAAGATAAAGAAGGACCATCCGAGGAAGGTGGTTCAATTGCTGATATAGCGGGTCAACTGGAAATGGTGGCAACCCAGGCTGAAACCGCCTCTTCCCAATTGAGTCAGGCCTGCCAGGTATTATCCGGTTTGGGAGAAGTTGAAGCTGATTTAAATCAGTTTCAATCAGATTTTCCGAAATTAAAGTCGGAAATGAATGCTGTCCGACAGGAAATCGAAAACCATAATCAGCGCGTTGTGGAAATACAAAAAATGTCGAGCGATGCGTCGGGAATTTCTGAATCCATTATCGACTATAAAAAAACAGCTGAAAGCCAGGCCCTCTTTGCTTGTGAGCAGGCCGAGCTTTTGCAGAAAAAACAGGGTGAGCCAGCGAAACTTGTCCCAAGAGCGGAAGCAGCGGGTCGCAACGCCAAATCTGCTGCTGGAAAAGCCGGAGAGGCTTACACTCGTGTTCGAACCATGGCATCTGATGCAGAGGCAAAGGCTCAGGCACTTGGTGGTGCAGCGGATAAATTGAAATCGATTTTGCAAAGGGCTCAGGAAAAAGCGGGTGCGCTCACGTCCATTGAAAACCAGTTGAGCCGGATCTCAGAAGC contains:
- a CDS encoding SDR family oxidoreductase; translated protein: MSKKHFFCFGLGYTGTALCELLLKEGWSVSGTCRTKIEQSALNSLGFNTCLFDGASSETKLLESLASASHLLSTVPPGESGDPILPFLEKHLKNTGGFSWVGYLSTTGVYGHRDGSWVNEDSETNPQSVRGLKRLAAEQAWTNLSKQYSLPLHIFRLSAIYGPGRNSLLRVLDGKARRIDRPGLFFSRIHLTDLIQVIRASIEASNPGRIYNVGDDLPTPPEEVIRFACELLNIEPPPLVPLEKCEMSDLAKSFYQDSKRVSNSRIKKELGVHLIYPDFKSGLTALFKNLNANRRSFPRQGGKKVPDKGSGN
- a CDS encoding uracil-DNA glycosylase family protein, yielding MNSVTSLIQEIKSCTHCQEHLPLPPNPVVSFSRESRILVVGQAPGIKVHETSIPWNDPSGDRLRQWLDVSREEFYNPKLFAIVPMGFCYPGKGKSGDLPPRPECAELWNEPILKLLKNIQLTLLVGQYAQNFYLNDSKKKTLTLTIQHFKEYLPDYFVLPHPSPRNNIWLKKNPWFEKETLPKLKRELKRALKH
- a CDS encoding diguanylate cyclase, with amino-acid sequence MIFKKPESKPAVNNQRSEFNERIASILLSFCRGMSAWLPSTDPLQKKIQELLKVLKKAARPKPAVGLAQEIQHYFEKVNLEDDAKNFERSQVKSFFSDLENVIGRMSSSSGGINKEMGGVIDEFATLESISDLEVVKGKIIKGLSKIKEETGRMEEELEMYREKTESLAKKLQETESLGFTDQLTRLYNRHAFEVQVSDWFPDGISNTNNLNIIMGDIDEFKKFNDIHGHQTGDMVLKFVADTLREALETKGKIYRYGGEEFLIFLPGMEFESAAKIAENIRKRLEKDYYIEKSKKLMVTMSLGVACTKEGETLEDVLEKVDQALYGSKEKGRNRVTIAN